From Catharus ustulatus isolate bCatUst1 chromosome 6, bCatUst1.pri.v2, whole genome shotgun sequence, a single genomic window includes:
- the TSG101 gene encoding tumor susceptibility gene 101 protein isoform X1, with protein MAVSESQLKKMLTKYKYRDLTIQETTSVITQYKDLKPVMDSYVFNDGSSRELMSLSGTIPVPYRGNTYNIPICLWLLDTYPFNPPICFVKPTSSMTIKTGKHVDANGKIYLPYLHEWKYPQSDLLELIQVMIVVFGEEPPVFSRPTASSSYPPYQATGPPTTSYVPGIPGGITPYPPSSTSNPSSYPNYPYPGGVPFPATTSVQYYPSQPPVTTVGPSRDGTISEDTIRASLISAVSDKLRWRMKEEMDRAQAELNALKRTEEDLKKGHQKLEEMVTRLDQEVAEVDKNIELLKKKDEELSSALEKMESQSENNDIDEVIIPTAPLYKQILNLYAEENAIEDTIFYLGEALRRGVIDLDVFLKHVRLLSRKQFQLRALMQKARKTAGLSDLY; from the exons tatAAGTATAGAGACCTAACCATACAGGAGACCACCAGTGTTATTACTCAGTACAAGGACCTCAAACCTGTCATGGATTCATATG tttttaatgaTGGTTCATCCAGGGAGTTGATGAGCCTCAGTGGAACCATTCCTGTGCCTTACAGAG GTAACACATATAATATCCCAATTTGCTTGTGGCTGCTGGACACCTACCCTTTCAATCCCCCAATTTGTTTTGTTAAACCCACTAGCTCTATGACAATAAAAACTGGGAAGCATGTTGATGCAAATGGAAAGATATACCTTCCCTACTTGCATGAGTGGAAATAT ccccagtcaGACTTGTTGGAGCTGATCCAGGTCATGATTGTTGTGTTTGGAGAGGAACCTCCAGTGTTTTCTCGGCCTACTGCTTCCTCCAGCTACCCCCCATATCAGGCAACAGGCCCACCAACCA CTTCCTATGTGCCAGGAATTCCGGGTGGAATAACTCCCTATCCACCATCAAGCACTTCAAACCCAAG caGCTACCCAAACTATCCTTATCCAGGTGGTGTTCCCTTTCCAGCAACCACTAGTGTTCAGTACTACCCTTCTCAGCCTCCTGTCACCACTGTTG GgcccagcagggatggcaccaTCAGCGAGGACACCATCCGTGCTTCCCTCATCTCGGCGGTCAGCGACAAGCTGAGGTGGCGCATGAAGGAGGAGATGGATCGCGCACAAGCTGAGCTCAATGCCCTGAAACGCACAGAGGAGGACCTGAAGAAAGGGCACCAGAAACTGGAAGAGATGGTGACTCGCCTGGATCAGGAAGTG GCTGAAGTTGACAAGAACATTGAACTTCTCAAAAAGAAGGATGAGGAGCTTAGTTCTGCCttagagaaaatggaaagtCAGTCAGAAAATAATGACATAGATGAAGTTATAATTCCTACAGCACCACTTTACAAGCAGATCCTGAACTTATATGCAGAGGAAAATGCAATTGAAGACACCATCTTCTACCTTGGGGAAGCATTGAGACGTGGAGTGATAGATTTAGATGTCTTTTTAAAG catgTACGTCTCCTGTCTCGCAAGCAGTTCCAGCTGAGGGCATTGATGCAGAAAGCAAGGAAGActgctggactcagtgatctctACTAA
- the TSG101 gene encoding tumor susceptibility gene 101 protein isoform X2 encodes MAVSESQLKKMLTKYKYRDLTIQETTSVITQYKDLKPVMDSYVFNDGSSRELMSLSGTIPVPYRGNTYNIPICLWLLDTYPFNPPICFVKPTSSMTIKTGKHVDANGKIYLPYLHEWKYPQSDLLELIQVMIVVFGEEPPVFSRPTASSSYPPYQATGPPTTSYVPGIPGGITPYPPSSTSNPSYPNYPYPGGVPFPATTSVQYYPSQPPVTTVGPSRDGTISEDTIRASLISAVSDKLRWRMKEEMDRAQAELNALKRTEEDLKKGHQKLEEMVTRLDQEVAEVDKNIELLKKKDEELSSALEKMESQSENNDIDEVIIPTAPLYKQILNLYAEENAIEDTIFYLGEALRRGVIDLDVFLKHVRLLSRKQFQLRALMQKARKTAGLSDLY; translated from the exons tatAAGTATAGAGACCTAACCATACAGGAGACCACCAGTGTTATTACTCAGTACAAGGACCTCAAACCTGTCATGGATTCATATG tttttaatgaTGGTTCATCCAGGGAGTTGATGAGCCTCAGTGGAACCATTCCTGTGCCTTACAGAG GTAACACATATAATATCCCAATTTGCTTGTGGCTGCTGGACACCTACCCTTTCAATCCCCCAATTTGTTTTGTTAAACCCACTAGCTCTATGACAATAAAAACTGGGAAGCATGTTGATGCAAATGGAAAGATATACCTTCCCTACTTGCATGAGTGGAAATAT ccccagtcaGACTTGTTGGAGCTGATCCAGGTCATGATTGTTGTGTTTGGAGAGGAACCTCCAGTGTTTTCTCGGCCTACTGCTTCCTCCAGCTACCCCCCATATCAGGCAACAGGCCCACCAACCA CTTCCTATGTGCCAGGAATTCCGGGTGGAATAACTCCCTATCCACCATCAAGCACTTCAAACCCAAG CTACCCAAACTATCCTTATCCAGGTGGTGTTCCCTTTCCAGCAACCACTAGTGTTCAGTACTACCCTTCTCAGCCTCCTGTCACCACTGTTG GgcccagcagggatggcaccaTCAGCGAGGACACCATCCGTGCTTCCCTCATCTCGGCGGTCAGCGACAAGCTGAGGTGGCGCATGAAGGAGGAGATGGATCGCGCACAAGCTGAGCTCAATGCCCTGAAACGCACAGAGGAGGACCTGAAGAAAGGGCACCAGAAACTGGAAGAGATGGTGACTCGCCTGGATCAGGAAGTG GCTGAAGTTGACAAGAACATTGAACTTCTCAAAAAGAAGGATGAGGAGCTTAGTTCTGCCttagagaaaatggaaagtCAGTCAGAAAATAATGACATAGATGAAGTTATAATTCCTACAGCACCACTTTACAAGCAGATCCTGAACTTATATGCAGAGGAAAATGCAATTGAAGACACCATCTTCTACCTTGGGGAAGCATTGAGACGTGGAGTGATAGATTTAGATGTCTTTTTAAAG catgTACGTCTCCTGTCTCGCAAGCAGTTCCAGCTGAGGGCATTGATGCAGAAAGCAAGGAAGActgctggactcagtgatctctACTAA